From a region of the Daphnia magna isolate NIES linkage group LG1, ASM2063170v1.1, whole genome shotgun sequence genome:
- the LOC116927034 gene encoding RNA/RNP complex-1-interacting phosphatase yields MGKGKNGLPDRWLDYISIGQEIRGVPIIACKVPLREDLLRCSLRREHWFTPDNLVEMVPNVGCIVDLTATSRYYNPQVFIERGIHHEKIFCAGHVVPKSKTVRRFFQVVDDFLHNVNSRGKVLMVHCTHGLNRTGYLVSRYMVERRGFQPADAIAAFNEARGHCIERENYLEDLHGRSTCTDPAPLYQNSGAGYHDDDQACASYEHEEERPTSSNGFNRHVGQTRRWQPNEQPPFAGHRGPQRQAHPQPSVHNQDERSAGHHSQPNTWRQGQGSGNHSHGQASQHVNKPSTTAYQGRTKSPVPPTGYYGQHKGSYYHNVPTCQGPAVPKHIRFAELSPHHENEARMDNSDDRRNLASRERGRSNVNQLVQQGGHNRSKSPAVQVVGERRSNPSASEASTSKVRERSQNRSRRNVPDDQSTSSVEVCYDSRLEEPPPVQGQEFRHPSSREKPRDQRERSGSGQADRRASGKKMRHKTAKRGSSNVVDD; encoded by the exons GACCTGCTTCGCTGTTCTCTCAGACGAGAGCATTG GTTCACGCCCGACAATTTGGTGGAAATGGTGCCTAACGTGGGCTGTATCGTCGACCTCACTGCCACTAGTCGATATTACAATCCGCAG GTTTTCATCGAACGCGGGATCCACCACGAGAAGATCTTTTGCGCAGGACACGTCGTCCCGAAATCAAAGACAGTGAGAAG ATTCTTTCAGGTGGTGGACGATTTTCTTCACAACGTCAATTCCCGAG GCAAAGTTTTGATGGTGCATTGCACGCACGGGCTCAACAGGACTGGCTATTTGGTGTCGAG GTACATGGTGGAGCGACGAGGATTTCAACCGGCCGACGCCATTGcag CTTTCAACGAGGCTCGCGGTCATTGCATCGAACGTGAAAACTACCTTGAAGACCTCCATGGAAGGAGCACGTGCACCGACCCTGCCCCGCTCTATCAAAATAG CGGTGCGGGTTATCACGATGACGACCAAGCTTGCGCCAGTTACGAGCATGAAGAGGAACGTCCAACCTCGTCGAATGGTTTCAACCGTCACGTTGGCCAAACTCGCAGATGGCAACCGAATGAGCAACCGCCTTTCGCCGGTCATCGTGGTCCGCAACGTCAAGCGCATCCTCAGCCTTCGGTCCACAACCAGGACGAGAGATCTGCCGGCCACCACTCTCAGCCAAATACTTGGCGTCAGGGACAGGGCTCGGGCAATCACAGTCACGGCCAAGCGAGCCAGCACGTCAACAAGCCATCGACAACTGCGTACCAAGGTCGCACAAAGAGTCCCGTGCCTCCAACTGGCTACTATGGCCAACACAAGGGTTCATACTACCACAACGTGCCTACCTGCCAAGGGCCAGCCGTACCGAAGCACATTCGCTTTGCGGAACTTTCGCCGCATCACGAGAACGAGGCCCGAATGGATAACTCGGACGATAGACGCAATTTGGCCAGCCGGGAGCGCGGTCGCTCTAATGTCAATCAACTAGTGCAGCAAGGTGGCCATAACAGGTCGAAATCGCCAGCAGTTCAGGTCGTAGGTGAGCGTCGTAGCAACCCATCGGCGTCTGAAGCGTCGACTTCAAAGGTCCGTGAGCGCAGTCAGAACCGCTCTCGTCGCAACGTACCGGACGATCAGTCGACATCGTCGGTCGAGGTTTGCTACGATAGTCGCCTAGAGGAGCCTCCTCCCGTCCAGGGCCAAGAGTTCCGTCATCCCAGTTCCCGAGAAAAGCCTCGAGATCAACGTGAACGATCTGGATCGGGACAAGCCGATCGTCGAGCGTCGGGAAAGAAGATGCGCCATAAAACTGCTAAACGTGGGTCATCGAACGTTGTTGATGATTAA